The Poseidonibacter antarcticus genome includes a region encoding these proteins:
- a CDS encoding protein adenylyltransferase SelO family protein: protein MNETNVSKENKQIIKTLNDLAKTVDYSLMNTLNRDPEATLNGVDHNPRQVFSGHFVPVNPTPIKNPQYIAHSKTLFNELGFDDSLATSPDFISMFSGDISNVPEPMSKVGWACGYALSIFGTEYYQQCPFQTGNGYGDGRAVSVLEAVLNGKRWEMQLKGGGKTAYCRGADGRAVLRSSVREFLAQEHMNALGIPTSRSLSLYTSKTQKVSRPWYEKGSQSFDPDMMISEAVAISTRVAPSFIRVGQIELFARRARKNEHEKAYEELEKIVLHLIKREYGDVIDESLTLYEKVILLAKEFRTRLTSLVANWIRVGYCQGNFNSDNCAAGGFTLDYGPFGFCDLFDPDYQSWTGGGNHFAFFNQTIAAQRNFFSFCNALQILLTEDENYLKQLENIANGFTDVMQEQMQKMWSSKLGLKTFNKELFNELEELMIKTSVDYIIFFRELSNIPDDISSLKKSFYKDISNDEQLQDSWSKWLEKWELLLDISKENSKEDISSKMKLINPKYTLREWFLVPAYESAKEGDYTLVQELQEVMNEPYSEQSKEIEEKFYRLKPIEFFDVGGISHVSCSS from the coding sequence ATGAATGAAACAAATGTATCAAAAGAAAATAAACAAATTATAAAAACACTTAATGATTTAGCAAAAACAGTAGATTATTCACTAATGAATACACTAAACCGTGACCCAGAAGCTACCCTAAATGGTGTTGACCATAACCCAAGACAGGTTTTTTCAGGTCATTTTGTACCTGTAAATCCAACGCCGATTAAAAATCCTCAGTATATTGCACATAGTAAAACATTATTTAATGAATTAGGTTTTGATGATAGTTTAGCAACTTCTCCTGATTTTATTAGTATGTTTTCAGGTGATATATCAAATGTTCCAGAGCCAATGAGCAAAGTAGGTTGGGCTTGTGGTTATGCTCTTTCTATTTTTGGTACAGAATATTATCAACAATGTCCTTTCCAAACTGGAAATGGTTACGGTGATGGAAGAGCGGTTTCAGTTCTTGAAGCTGTTTTAAATGGTAAGCGTTGGGAAATGCAGTTAAAAGGTGGTGGGAAAACTGCATATTGTAGAGGTGCTGATGGTAGAGCAGTTTTACGTTCAAGTGTTCGTGAGTTTTTAGCACAAGAACATATGAATGCTCTAGGAATTCCAACATCAAGATCATTGAGTTTATATACTTCAAAAACACAAAAAGTAAGTCGTCCATGGTATGAAAAAGGCTCACAATCTTTTGACCCTGATATGATGATTTCAGAAGCAGTTGCGATTTCAACTCGTGTTGCTCCGTCATTTATCAGAGTTGGTCAAATTGAACTATTTGCTAGACGTGCTAGAAAAAATGAACATGAAAAAGCTTATGAAGAGCTTGAAAAGATTGTGTTACATTTGATAAAACGTGAATATGGTGATGTAATTGATGAAAGTTTAACACTTTATGAAAAAGTAATATTACTTGCAAAAGAATTCCGTACTCGTTTGACTTCTCTTGTAGCAAACTGGATTCGTGTTGGATATTGTCAAGGTAATTTTAATAGTGATAATTGTGCAGCTGGTGGTTTTACTCTTGATTATGGTCCATTTGGTTTTTGTGATTTATTTGACCCTGATTATCAGTCTTGGACAGGTGGAGGAAATCATTTTGCATTTTTCAACCAAACAATAGCAGCACAACGTAATTTTTTTAGTTTTTGTAATGCTTTACAAATTTTATTAACAGAAGATGAAAACTATTTAAAGCAATTAGAAAATATAGCAAATGGTTTTACAGATGTAATGCAAGAACAAATGCAAAAAATGTGGTCTTCTAAACTTGGTCTTAAAACTTTTAATAAAGAGTTATTTAACGAACTTGAAGAACTTATGATAAAAACTTCTGTTGATTATATTATTTTCTTTCGTGAACTTTCAAATATTCCTGATGATATTAGTTCTCTTAAAAAAAGCTTTTATAAGGATATTTCAAATGATGAGCAATTACAAGATTCTTGGTCAAAATGGCTTGAAAAATGGGAATTATTATTAGATATATCAAAAGAAAATTCAAAAGAAGATATTTCAAGTAAAATGAAACTTATTAATCCAAAATACACTTTACGTGAGTGGTTTTTAGTTCCTGCTTATGAGAGTGCAAAAGAGGGTGATTATACTTTAGTTCAAGAGCTTCAAGAAGTTATGAACGAACCATATAGTGAGCAATCAAAAGAAATTGAAGAGAAATTTTATAGATTAAAACCAATAGAATTCTTTGATGTAGGTGGTATATCTCACGTTAGTTGTTCTTCGTAA
- a CDS encoding carboxypeptidase M32 — MKAYKKLVEKYERIHHLSHMQSIVYWDQQSMMPSGSSNARAKAMAEFGMIIHEASVDKEISILINDAMAENLNPLEKASLYEMEKTYSNNTILPSTLVKAQSLAHSKCNHIWSEQRENNNWKDFEPSLKEVVKLSKEESLIRSEKSGLSAYDSLLNLFEPGMKSETLDGIFADVKTWLPELIENIVEKQKSQSFKKPQGIFEIQAQKDLGIKIMNHLGFDFNKGRIDISAHPFCGGVPEDVRLTTRYDEKDFLQSLMGTIHETGHACYEQGLPQDLLALPVGQARSMGIHESQSLFFEMQMGRSKEFLKSIHPYIIESFGKKEELELDNLMKIYSKVQPSLIRVDADEVTYASHVILRYEIEKALINGQIETSDIPDMWNNKMQEALALDTKGNYKDGCMQDVHWSEGLFGYFPSYTLGAMNAAQQFNTVKKVYANINDSIEKGDLTQIKSWLKENIWENASIYSTDELMKRATGETLNPKYFKAHLENRYLS, encoded by the coding sequence ATGAAAGCATATAAAAAACTTGTCGAGAAATATGAAAGAATACATCACTTATCTCATATGCAATCAATTGTTTATTGGGATCAACAAAGTATGATGCCAAGTGGTTCAAGTAATGCAAGAGCAAAAGCAATGGCTGAATTTGGAATGATAATTCATGAAGCTTCAGTAGATAAAGAAATATCAATTTTAATAAATGATGCAATGGCTGAAAACTTAAATCCACTAGAAAAAGCATCTTTATATGAAATGGAAAAAACATATTCAAACAACACTATTTTACCAAGCACACTTGTAAAAGCACAAAGTCTAGCTCACTCAAAATGTAATCATATATGGAGTGAGCAAAGAGAAAATAACAACTGGAAAGATTTTGAACCAAGTTTAAAAGAAGTAGTGAAATTATCAAAAGAAGAATCACTTATCAGATCAGAAAAAAGTGGATTAAGTGCTTATGATTCTCTTTTAAACTTATTTGAACCTGGAATGAAGAGTGAAACATTAGATGGTATTTTTGCAGACGTAAAAACTTGGTTACCAGAATTGATTGAAAATATAGTAGAAAAACAAAAATCACAAAGTTTTAAAAAACCTCAAGGAATATTTGAAATTCAAGCTCAAAAAGACTTAGGTATAAAAATAATGAACCATTTAGGTTTTGATTTTAATAAAGGTCGAATAGATATTTCAGCACATCCATTTTGTGGAGGAGTTCCTGAAGATGTTAGACTTACTACAAGATATGATGAAAAAGATTTTTTACAATCACTTATGGGAACAATCCATGAAACAGGTCATGCTTGCTATGAGCAAGGATTACCACAAGATTTATTAGCCCTACCAGTTGGACAAGCAAGATCAATGGGAATACATGAAAGTCAAAGTCTATTCTTTGAAATGCAAATGGGAAGAAGCAAAGAATTTTTAAAATCAATTCATCCATATATCATAGAATCTTTTGGTAAAAAAGAAGAACTAGAGCTTGATAACTTAATGAAAATTTACTCAAAAGTACAACCCTCTTTGATTCGTGTAGATGCAGATGAAGTAACTTATGCTTCGCATGTTATTTTAAGATATGAAATAGAAAAAGCTTTGATAAATGGACAAATAGAAACTTCAGATATTCCAGATATGTGGAATAATAAAATGCAAGAAGCTTTAGCCTTAGATACAAAAGGAAATTATAAAGATGGATGTATGCAAGATGTGCATTGGAGTGAAGGATTATTTGGATATTTCCCATCATATACTCTTGGAGCTATGAATGCAGCACAACAATTTAATACTGTAAAAAAAGTCTATGCAAATATAAATGACTCAATAGAAAAAGGCGACTTAACACAAATCAAATCTTGGCTAAAAGAAAATATTTGGGAAAATGCAAGTATTTACTCAACAGATGAGTTGATGAAAAGAGCAACAGGTGAGACTTTGAATCCAAAGTATTTTAAAGCACATCTTGAAAATAGATATTTATCATAG
- a CDS encoding ABC transporter ATP-binding protein, whose product MKIDIYHSSAFMNNNFIAKIQNLTLDFKGKTLFKDLNFDILENTSSALLGSSGVGKSTLLRCIADLEKENITNGEIVLKKDTNIAWLSQENSLYPWLSILDNVQLYHHLKGTKTNKTLQKAKELLSQVNMSEHYDKKTYELSGGQKQRVALARTLMQDANLILMDEPFSALDAITKIQLQDLTCNLLKNKTVVLVTHDPQEAIKLANHIYILKNQPVTIEEVAFLEGTIPHKLSNEKLWNLQEELISELKGNDI is encoded by the coding sequence TTGAAAATAGATATTTATCATAGTAGTGCATTTATGAATAATAATTTTATAGCTAAAATACAAAACTTAACTCTTGACTTTAAAGGTAAAACACTCTTTAAAGATTTAAACTTCGATATATTAGAAAATACAAGTAGTGCCTTGCTTGGAAGTTCAGGAGTTGGAAAATCAACCTTACTTAGATGTATAGCTGATTTAGAAAAAGAAAATATTACAAATGGGGAAATAGTATTAAAAAAAGATACAAACATAGCTTGGCTTAGTCAAGAAAACTCCCTATATCCTTGGCTTAGTATTTTAGATAATGTTCAACTCTATCATCATCTAAAAGGTACTAAAACAAATAAAACCTTACAAAAAGCAAAAGAACTTTTGAGCCAAGTAAATATGTCTGAACACTATGATAAAAAAACTTATGAGCTTTCAGGAGGACAAAAACAAAGAGTTGCACTTGCAAGGACACTTATGCAAGATGCGAATCTTATTTTGATGGATGAGCCTTTCTCAGCATTAGATGCAATTACTAAAATACAATTACAAGATTTAACTTGTAATTTATTAAAAAATAAAACTGTAGTTCTTGTAACACACGATCCACAAGAGGCCATAAAACTAGCAAATCATATTTATATTTTAAAAAATCAACCAGTAACTATAGAAGAAGTAGCCTTTTTAGAAGGAACAATTCCTCATAAATTATCAAATGAAAAACTATGGAATTTACAAGAAGAACTAATATCTGAATTAAAAGGAAATGATATATGA
- a CDS encoding ABC transporter permease: MKNILKALLPIIFLFILWQGIVVVFDLPHYILPKPKDVFLQLINQYSLLWEHTQTTLLEIVAGIILGCFFGLSSAFALLYFKKLEKYLLPILVISQAIPVFAIAPLLVLWFGYGMASKIVMTVIIIYFPITTACYDGLKNTPKQWLQLAHTYKLTPLQILFKVRFKASLPSLASGLKIAVCIAPIGAVIGEWVGSSKGLGYLMLHANARMQIDLMFASLFILVVLTLSIYFLTDYLTKKFIPWASHLH, from the coding sequence ATGAAAAATATTCTAAAAGCATTACTTCCAATTATATTTTTATTTATTTTGTGGCAAGGTATTGTTGTAGTTTTTGATTTGCCTCATTATATATTACCAAAACCAAAAGATGTTTTTCTTCAACTAATAAACCAATATAGTTTACTTTGGGAACATACACAAACTACTCTTTTAGAAATTGTTGCAGGAATAATTCTTGGTTGTTTTTTTGGTCTTAGTTCAGCTTTTGCATTGCTTTATTTTAAAAAACTTGAGAAATATTTACTTCCAATACTTGTAATTTCACAAGCTATACCTGTATTTGCAATAGCACCTTTATTAGTTTTATGGTTTGGTTATGGAATGGCTTCAAAAATTGTAATGACAGTAATCATCATATATTTTCCTATAACAACAGCTTGTTATGATGGTCTTAAGAATACACCAAAACAATGGCTACAACTAGCACATACATATAAACTAACACCTTTGCAAATTTTATTTAAAGTACGATTTAAAGCTAGTTTACCATCCCTTGCTTCTGGACTAAAAATAGCAGTTTGTATTGCACCTATTGGAGCAGTTATTGGTGAATGGGTTGGTTCTTCAAAAGGACTTGGATATTTAATGTTACATGCAAATGCAAGAATGCAAATTGATTTGATGTTTGCATCACTTTTTATATTAGTTGTATTAACTTTGAGTATTTATTTCTTAACTGATTATTTAACAAAGAAGTTTATACCTTGGGCTTCTCATTTACATTAA
- a CDS encoding ABC transporter substrate-binding protein, protein MKKAISKITLSLLLLSSTAFADKEKLSLLLDWFVNPDHAAIIIAQQKGFFEKNNLEVKIMEPADPSIPPKLVAAKKADLAVDYQPQLQMQVAQGLPLVRIATLINSPLNSLVVLKTSGIEKIEDLKGKKIGYSVSGFETALLDSMLKSANLSSKDVELINVNWSLSPSLMSKQVDAVIGAYRNFELNQLKLENQEGKAFFLEDYGIPKYDELVVIANKETISEEKYKKFVKSLQEATVYIKENPKKSWEAFVSYKPKELNNELNRLAWSDTLPYLAQNPATFDKAVYNQMANFMKENNLIKTIPNLDEYAQELVK, encoded by the coding sequence ATGAAAAAAGCAATATCAAAAATAACACTAAGCTTATTACTTTTAAGTTCAACTGCTTTTGCAGATAAAGAAAAGTTAAGTCTACTTTTAGACTGGTTTGTAAATCCAGACCATGCAGCAATTATAATTGCTCAACAAAAAGGTTTTTTTGAAAAAAATAATCTTGAAGTAAAGATTATGGAACCAGCTGATCCTTCAATTCCACCAAAATTAGTAGCTGCAAAAAAAGCTGATTTGGCAGTTGATTATCAGCCACAACTCCAAATGCAAGTAGCCCAAGGTTTACCATTGGTTAGAATAGCAACTCTTATAAACTCACCTCTTAATAGCTTAGTAGTATTAAAAACAAGTGGTATAGAAAAAATTGAAGATTTAAAAGGTAAAAAAATAGGATATTCAGTAAGTGGCTTTGAAACAGCACTATTAGATTCTATGCTTAAATCTGCAAATTTATCTTCAAAAGATGTAGAACTTATAAATGTTAATTGGTCTTTATCTCCATCACTGATGAGTAAACAAGTTGATGCTGTAATTGGAGCATATAGAAACTTTGAATTAAATCAATTAAAATTAGAAAATCAAGAAGGAAAGGCATTTTTCCTTGAAGACTATGGAATTCCAAAATATGATGAACTTGTAGTTATAGCAAATAAAGAGACTATATCTGAAGAAAAATATAAAAAATTTGTAAAATCCTTACAAGAAGCTACTGTATATATAAAAGAGAATCCAAAAAAATCTTGGGAAGCGTTTGTAAGTTATAAACCAAAAGAATTAAACAATGAATTAAATCGTCTTGCTTGGAGTGATACTTTACCTTATCTAGCACAAAATCCTGCTACTTTTGACAAAGCTGTATATAATCAAATGGCTAATTTTATGAAAGAAAATAATCTTATCAAAACAATACCAAACCTAGATGAATATGCACAAGAACTAGTAAAATAA
- the thiM gene encoding hydroxyethylthiazole kinase, with protein sequence MQSNNLQKLREKSPLIHNITNIVVANYTANGLLSLGCSPIMSNAIEEMDEIPAMCQALVINIGTLTSQTVKSMLKAGKSANKNNVPVVLDPVGVGATTFRQETVKTLLNEIKFDLIRGNTGELAHLAQANWKSKGVDAGSGEADLSQIVKDVALKYDCIVSMSGEIDYISDGTKVAKIYNGTALFPKITGSGCLLSAVCGAFLTLEGNNFDLTLSACTSYAIAGEIVQKNLSNTQTGQFYIGLLDSLAKLDDKTVEEYAKISFE encoded by the coding sequence ATGCAATCAAACAATCTACAAAAGCTACGAGAAAAAAGTCCATTAATCCATAATATAACAAATATAGTTGTAGCTAATTATACAGCAAATGGATTATTAAGTCTTGGATGCTCACCTATTATGTCAAATGCAATTGAAGAGATGGACGAAATACCAGCTATGTGTCAAGCTTTAGTTATAAATATAGGAACTCTCACAAGCCAAACAGTAAAATCTATGCTAAAAGCTGGTAAAAGTGCAAATAAAAATAATGTTCCAGTTGTCTTAGATCCTGTTGGTGTTGGAGCTACAACATTCCGACAAGAAACTGTAAAAACTCTTTTAAATGAAATAAAATTTGATTTAATTAGAGGAAATACAGGAGAACTTGCTCATCTTGCCCAAGCAAATTGGAAATCAAAAGGTGTAGATGCTGGAAGTGGAGAAGCAGATTTATCACAAATAGTTAAAGATGTGGCTTTAAAATATGATTGTATCGTTTCTATGAGTGGTGAGATTGATTATATAAGTGATGGTACAAAAGTAGCAAAAATATACAATGGAACTGCACTTTTTCCAAAGATCACAGGTTCAGGTTGTCTTTTAAGTGCAGTTTGTGGTGCATTTTTGACTTTAGAAGGAAATAATTTTGATCTTACTTTAAGTGCTTGTACATCTTATGCAATCGCAGGAGAAATTGTACAAAAAAATTTAAGCAATACACAAACGGGACAATTTTATATTGGATTACTTGATAGTTTAGCAAAACTAGATGATAAAACTGTAGAAGAATATGCCAAAATAAGTTTTGAATAA
- a CDS encoding NRAMP family divalent metal transporter: protein MKEFLKNFGPGIIMASSAIGGSHIIASTQAGAYYGYQLALFIILVNLLKYPFYRIAFDYSTLHNKTLLQGYSQKGKGYLWVFLVFNAFATVVNVAGGTLLGAVLLKMLIPYYLSLQFYSIFILLSYLFILYYKQYKALDTVSKIIMLFLTIITLIALILAFSQTNEKAIDFIEPNPFQLAAIPFLIALMGWMPSPMELSVSASIWVVEKNKLNPEYKKRRMIDFNSSYLITIILALMFMSLGALVQYGEDITPLSGGKFINQFIDMYARSIGEWTRWFITFVAFICIYGTTIVAVDGYSRCNQQSVALLKDKTTTIFSHKALQYSMLFTTIISFVVIQFFSSSIGKMIPFAMTASFISAPVFAYLNYSLSKQYEKPKWLTLLALLGLVYLASMVVVYFIFF from the coding sequence ATGAAAGAGTTTTTGAAGAATTTTGGACCAGGTATTATCATGGCTTCATCAGCTATTGGTGGTTCACATATCATTGCTTCTACACAAGCTGGAGCATACTATGGTTATCAATTAGCACTATTTATTATCTTAGTAAATCTATTAAAATATCCATTTTATAGAATCGCTTTTGATTATAGTACACTTCATAATAAAACTCTACTTCAAGGTTATAGTCAAAAAGGTAAAGGCTATTTATGGGTATTTTTAGTTTTTAATGCATTTGCAACAGTTGTAAATGTAGCAGGTGGAACGCTTCTAGGAGCAGTTTTACTTAAAATGCTAATACCTTATTATTTATCATTGCAGTTTTATAGTATTTTTATACTTCTTTCTTATCTATTTATACTTTATTATAAACAATACAAAGCCTTAGATACTGTATCTAAAATCATTATGCTATTTTTAACTATCATTACTCTAATAGCTTTGATTTTAGCCTTTTCTCAAACAAATGAAAAAGCAATTGATTTTATAGAACCAAATCCATTTCAATTAGCAGCAATTCCATTTTTAATAGCACTTATGGGTTGGATGCCTTCACCTATGGAGCTTAGTGTTTCTGCTTCTATTTGGGTAGTTGAGAAAAATAAACTAAACCCTGAATACAAAAAAAGAAGAATGATAGACTTTAATAGTAGTTATCTCATCACTATAATTTTGGCTTTGATGTTTATGTCTTTGGGTGCTTTAGTGCAATATGGAGAAGACATCACGCCACTAAGCGGTGGGAAATTTATCAATCAATTTATTGATATGTATGCACGTAGTATTGGAGAGTGGACAAGATGGTTTATCACTTTTGTAGCATTTATTTGTATATACGGGACAACTATAGTCGCAGTTGATGGATATTCACGATGTAATCAACAAAGTGTAGCCTTGCTAAAAGATAAAACAACAACAATATTCTCACATAAAGCGTTGCAATACTCTATGCTTTTTACAACTATAATATCATTTGTAGTAATACAGTTTTTTAGTAGTTCAATTGGAAAAATGATACCTTTTGCAATGACAGCATCATTTATATCAGCACCTGTATTTGCCTATTTAAACTATAGTTTATCAAAGCAATATGAAAAACCAAAATGGCTTACACTTTTAGCACTTTTAGGACTTGTTTATTTGGCTTCTATGGTTGTGGTTTATTTTATCTTTTTTTAA
- the arfB gene encoding alternative ribosome rescue aminoacyl-tRNA hydrolase ArfB — MSELKISNSTTLDENEIEISAIRAQGSGGQKVNKVSAAIHLRFNIDSSSLPKFYKEKLLELKDKRITKDGIIVIKSQQHRSQEQNRDEALERLVELIKSVNIVQKRRVPTKPTKGSVNRRLNSKKKLSSQKKLRGRVES; from the coding sequence ATGTCAGAATTAAAAATATCAAACAGTACAACACTAGATGAAAACGAAATAGAAATATCTGCTATTAGAGCACAAGGTTCTGGTGGGCAGAAGGTCAATAAGGTTTCTGCTGCTATTCATTTGCGTTTTAATATAGATTCTTCGTCATTGCCAAAGTTTTATAAAGAGAAGTTATTAGAACTTAAAGATAAACGTATTACCAAAGATGGCATTATAGTTATAAAGTCACAACAGCATAGAAGCCAAGAACAAAATAGAGACGAAGCACTTGAACGTTTGGTAGAGCTAATAAAAAGTGTGAATATAGTACAAAAAAGAAGAGTACCTACAAAACCAACAAAAGGATCTGTAAACAGACGATTGAACTCTAAAAAGAAACTAAGTTCTCAAAAGAAGTTGCGTGGAAGAGTAGAGAGTTAA
- a CDS encoding type II toxin-antitoxin system RelE/ParE family toxin: MIIEYSDSFLKEAKKLSKKFKLIKPDLQDAVEEIKLKNDLGVYLGFNLFKKRVKNSSIPTGKSGGFRVIFYKQIEDRLILISIYSKTEKENLSDEELSNIIKKYMNNLG; the protein is encoded by the coding sequence GTGATTATTGAATACAGTGATAGCTTTTTAAAAGAAGCTAAAAAACTATCAAAGAAGTTCAAACTTATAAAGCCTGACTTACAAGATGCTGTGGAAGAAATAAAACTAAAAAATGATTTAGGTGTTTATTTAGGCTTCAATTTATTTAAAAAAAGAGTTAAAAATTCATCAATACCAACAGGTAAAAGTGGTGGATTTAGAGTGATTTTTTATAAACAAATTGAAGATAGATTGATATTAATATCAATCTATTCTAAAACTGAAAAAGAAAATCTTAGTGACGAAGAGTTAAGTAATATTATAAAAAAATATATGAATAATTTGGGTTAG
- a CDS encoding type II toxin-antitoxin system Phd/YefM family antitoxin yields the protein MVTYSTNELISSSELAKKFGSYLAQIKDQSVDKLAVLKNNKVEAIIISKDEYESMKEALKEMEAKKILQSIENGFEDIEKGRTHSIDKLWDEL from the coding sequence ATGGTAACTTATTCTACAAATGAACTAATATCATCATCCGAACTTGCTAAAAAGTTTGGTTCTTATCTAGCACAAATCAAAGACCAAAGTGTAGATAAACTAGCAGTACTAAAAAACAATAAAGTAGAAGCAATAATTATCTCAAAAGATGAGTACGAAAGTATGAAAGAAGCTTTAAAAGAAATGGAAGCTAAAAAGATTTTACAATCTATTGAAAATGGTTTTGAAGATATAGAAAAAGGAAGAACTCATAGTATTGATAAATTATGGGATGAATTGTGA
- a CDS encoding DUF2779 domain-containing protein — translation MNLSKSLYTKGIQCQKALWLKKYRKEVLTPPDETALARFETGNEVGTLACKLFPNGREIAYTTNFDEMIKQTRKYIDDGIKYIYEATFSFDGILVMVDVLEINEDGVCIYEVKSSSSVKDIYVHDTSIQYYVLKQLGFSIKTANVVHINSSYIRADTLELDELFTIADITQEVVDLQINIPSILKEFETVLEDKINEPNIDIGKHCHDPYVCDAKDYCWKTQRQIPEYSIFNIFNLGSKKQIELYSQGIKNIEDIPDDFDMTANQKAAVQIYKSKETFINKEKIKEFIDTLTYPIYHLDFETFQQAIPEWKVISPYQQIPFQYSLHIEYEDGRLEHKEYLALDGIDPREQIAKSLCENIPNNVTVLAYNMSFEKGVIKKLADSFPNLCTNFLSINENIKDLMIPFQKKYYVTPSMNGSYSIKYVLPALVPKFAQAYKELDGVQNGSQAMNAFANMSKMEEGEKERMRTALIEYCKLDTLAMVKILEKLNSEIQ, via the coding sequence ATGAACCTATCTAAATCGCTATACACAAAAGGCATCCAATGCCAAAAAGCACTTTGGCTAAAAAAGTACAGAAAAGAAGTACTAACTCCACCAGATGAAACAGCATTAGCTAGATTTGAAACAGGTAATGAAGTAGGAACTTTAGCTTGTAAACTTTTCCCAAATGGTCGAGAAATTGCCTATACTACAAACTTTGATGAGATGATAAAACAAACTAGAAAATATATAGATGATGGTATCAAGTATATTTATGAAGCTACTTTTTCTTTTGATGGTATTTTGGTTATGGTCGATGTTTTAGAAATAAATGAAGATGGAGTTTGTATTTATGAAGTAAAAAGTTCATCAAGTGTAAAAGATATATATGTTCATGATACTTCTATTCAATACTATGTATTAAAACAACTAGGATTTTCTATAAAAACTGCAAATGTAGTACATATCAATAGCTCTTATATAAGAGCTGATACTTTAGAATTGGATGAGCTTTTTACTATTGCAGATATTACACAAGAAGTTGTAGACTTACAGATAAATATTCCTAGTATTTTAAAAGAGTTTGAAACAGTATTAGAAGATAAGATAAACGAACCAAATATTGATATAGGAAAACATTGTCATGATCCATACGTTTGTGATGCAAAAGATTACTGTTGGAAAACGCAAAGACAAATACCTGAATATTCTATTTTCAATATCTTCAATCTAGGAAGTAAAAAACAAATTGAATTGTATTCACAAGGTATAAAAAACATTGAAGATATACCCGATGATTTTGATATGACAGCAAATCAAAAAGCAGCAGTGCAAATCTACAAATCAAAAGAAACATTTATAAATAAAGAAAAAATCAAAGAATTCATAGATACTTTAACTTATCCTATCTATCACTTAGATTTTGAAACTTTCCAACAAGCCATACCAGAATGGAAAGTTATCAGCCCATACCAACAAATACCATTTCAATATTCACTTCATATTGAGTATGAAGATGGAAGACTAGAACACAAAGAGTATTTAGCACTTGATGGAATTGACCCAAGAGAGCAAATAGCAAAATCATTGTGTGAAAATATTCCAAATAATGTAACGGTATTAGCTTATAATATGAGTTTTGAAAAAGGTGTTATAAAAAAACTAGCAGATTCTTTTCCTAATTTATGTACAAATTTTTTAAGTATAAATGAAAATATAAAAGATTTAATGATACCATTCCAAAAGAAATACTACGTAACACCATCAATGAATGGTTCATATTCTATCAAATATGTACTACCAGCACTAGTTCCAAAATTTGCCCAAGCATACAAAGAACTAGATGGAGTACAAAATGGAAGCCAAGCTATGAACGCCTTTGCAAATATGAGCAAGATGGAAGAGGGCGAAAAAGAAAGAATGCGAACTGCACTTATTGAGTATTGTAAGTTGGATACCTTGGCGATGGTTAAGATATTGGAAAAATTGAACTCAGAAATTCAATAA